From Populus trichocarpa isolate Nisqually-1 chromosome 19, P.trichocarpa_v4.1, whole genome shotgun sequence, a single genomic window includes:
- the LOC7458860 gene encoding uncharacterized protein LOC7458860, giving the protein MSSLLQYPDGVDAPEVQIWNNAAFDNGESEDSLNLKSSWWTQSLESNGSKENLSPVCEKSSPVFVNSSNPTKPLQSNTNLVNSLGSSSLKIGVSKMVAKNEEIKNRDEKKIDMEIEEIEREIKRLSSRLEALRLEKVERNISKTIEKRGRIVAAKFMDQKQSVKIEEPLIPSSKSKINRRGVSLGPSEILSGSKSRLFCGKQDMNTPVSIQNRRKSCFWKLEEIDELKATKERGKSLSVSPRSRKNVSKIQFPKQAVTTVGSRRSVKKEDGIIASIQPKNLFKDGEKSVTNKKPLKPGRVVASRYSQIGTNQSNGNLSASEARKRSLPDNEKEDANKRRASRGNGACQRMDSGRVKKKWEIPIEVVVYKGDDEGESPPTVSTVADVLPKIRTVRCVAETPRDSGAAKRVADLVGKKPFFCIEEAEAGDSVCQALSFAGEDGEE; this is encoded by the coding sequence ATGAGTAGTCTTCTTCAATACCCAGATGGGGTTGATGCCCCAGAAGTTCAAATATGGAACAATGCAGCGTTTGATAATGGAGAATCAGAGGATTCTTTGAATCTTAAGTCTTCTTGGTGGACTCAAAGTCTTGAATCCAATGGAAGTAAAGAGAATCTTAGCCCAGTTTGTGAAAAATCATCTCCTGTTTTTGTCAATTCTTCAAACCCCACCAAGCCACTTCAATCAAATACCAATCTAGTTAACTCACTCGGGAGTAGTTCTTTGAAGATTGGGGTTTCTAAGATGGTGGCAAAGAATGAAGAGATCAAGAATCGTGATGAGAAAAAGATTGATATGGAGATTGAAGAGATTGAGAGAGAGATTAAGCGTTTGTCTTCAAGACTCGAAGCACTTAGGCTTGAAAAGGTAGAGAGGAATATATCAAAGACTATTGAGAAGAGAGGGAGAATTGTGGCTGCAAAATTTATGGATCAGAAACAGAGTGTCAAGATTGAGGAACCGTTGATCCCAAGTTCTAAATCGAAGATTAATAGAAGAGGAGTCAGTTTAGGGCCAAGTGAGATTTTATCCGGATCCAAATCAAGGTTATTCTGTGGGAAACAAGACATGAACACTCCTGTTTCGATTCAGAATCGGCGGAAATCTTGTTTTTGGAAGCTTGAAGAGATTGATGAATTAAAGGCAActaaagagagaggaaaaagcTTGAGTGTTAGTCCAAGATCGCGAAAAAATGTGTCCAAGATTCAATTTCCTAAACAGGCTGTTACTACTGTGGGGTCTAGAAGATCAGTGAAGAAAGAAGATGGGATTATTGCTTCAATTCAGCCGAAGAATCTATTCAAAGATGGAGAAAAATCTGTTACTAATAAGAAACCCTTGAAGCCCGGGCGGGTGGTGGCTAGTAGGTATAGTCAGATTGGAACAAATCAGTCTAATGGGAATCTAAGTGCTAGCGAGGCTCGAAAGAGGTCTTTGCCGGATAATGAGAAGGAAGATGCCAATAAGAGGAGGGCTTCGCGAGGAAATGGGGCGTGTCAGAGAATGGACAGTGGTAGAGTGAAGAAGAAGTGGGAGATTCCAATTGAAGTAGTGGTGTATAAGGGTGATGATGAAGGCGAATCTCCGCCGACAGTTTCTACAGTGGCTGATGTGTTGCCAAAGATTAGGACTGTCAGGTGTGTTGCTGAGACTCCAAGGGATTCAGGGGCTGCGAAAAGAGTGGCTGATTTGGTTGGGAAGAAACCATTCTTTTGCATCGAGGAGGCTGAAGCAGGGGACTCTGTTTGTCAGGCTCTGAGTTTTGCAGGAGAGGATGGCGAGGAATAA